Proteins co-encoded in one Clostridia bacterium genomic window:
- a CDS encoding S-methyl-5-thioribose-1-phosphate isomerase, giving the protein NKIGTLGLSVLAKYYWIPFFIAAPTPTIDLNTPTGQEIPIEERDSKEITCRFGVWTAPKQVKTYNPAFDVTPHENITAIVTEKTIIYPPYTENLKKLFK; this is encoded by the coding sequence CAAACAAGATAGGCACACTAGGACTTTCAGTGCTGGCAAAATATTATTGGATACCATTTTTTATAGCTGCTCCTACACCTACTATTGATCTTAACACTCCTACAGGTCAAGAAATACCTATTGAGGAAAGAGATTCAAAAGAAATTACCTGCAGGTTCGGCGTCTGGACTGCTCCCAAGCAAGTGAAAACTTATAATCCTGCTTTTGACGTGACACCCCATGAAAACATAACTGCAATTGTTACTGAAAAAACTATCATTTATCCTCCTTATACTGAAAACCTAAAAAAACTTTTTAAATGA
- a CDS encoding cyclic nucleotide-binding domain-containing protein, translating into MKTIMVIPTYWSRPFHQGWKEEDNVYDHPTPLDQEGTLERTLRSVKTLKDKDFELVLLVCPTHQSIEKDAVEKVNKIVAKVSLDINVYMVSGFQVQHMKNIIRSMHKSEYVDYILDINGYSNVRNLGLFVAYIMDADVLIMIDDDEIFENSDFVERCRKFIGGRLYGAAIDAVAGYYLNEDNEYYDKVNMEPWMTFWDRFGSKAKAFDKIIGSEPRLKHTPFAFGGCMVLHRNLFTTVPFDPKVPRGEDIDYLINAKMFAYNFFLDNQLYVKHLPPPKSHPIWKRVREDIARFLYDRAKIVTQVDKPNMHRVQPEDFDPYPGEFLKDDLEDKIIKTNTILAMDYLSKERDADAKEAINNIYISQYDVKPKHNVFLQYYSFQQDWIRLIKFSRDLADEMRKHILQIVDVGLNLKDLEKDVDIDTSSLVKEIDDLNIFSGVEKDDLDKLLPIFKIKNFDKNEIIFRENENDGKIFFIRKGSVDLLKDTEKGDMVKLTTIGEKEYFGETSFLFNQPHSVTVIAREATQTIVFRREDMDAFVQKDARLGLKLLKLFIYKLSHRMKNMNTAYLTHLIKNSSEYTGKSI; encoded by the coding sequence ATGAAAACGATTATGGTTATTCCCACGTATTGGAGCAGACCATTCCACCAAGGTTGGAAAGAAGAGGATAATGTATATGATCATCCTACTCCTTTAGATCAGGAGGGTACTTTAGAGAGAACGTTAAGAAGTGTCAAGACTCTTAAAGATAAAGATTTTGAACTAGTGCTTTTAGTGTGTCCTACCCATCAAAGTATCGAGAAGGATGCAGTAGAAAAAGTAAATAAGATAGTAGCAAAGGTGAGTCTAGATATAAATGTATATATGGTATCTGGTTTTCAAGTACAGCATATGAAAAATATAATAAGGTCTATGCACAAAAGTGAGTATGTTGATTATATTTTAGACATAAATGGTTATTCGAATGTTAGAAATCTAGGGCTGTTTGTGGCATACATTATGGATGCTGATGTGCTGATAATGATAGATGATGATGAAATATTCGAGAACTCAGATTTTGTGGAAAGATGCCGTAAATTCATAGGTGGTAGGTTGTATGGTGCGGCTATAGATGCTGTAGCAGGATATTACTTGAATGAAGACAATGAGTACTATGACAAAGTGAATATGGAGCCTTGGATGACTTTTTGGGATAGGTTTGGAAGTAAAGCTAAGGCTTTTGATAAGATTATAGGCTCTGAACCCAGATTAAAACATACTCCGTTTGCCTTTGGGGGTTGTATGGTGTTGCACAGGAATCTGTTTACCACAGTGCCTTTCGATCCTAAGGTGCCTAGAGGAGAGGACATAGATTATCTTATTAATGCTAAAATGTTTGCCTATAATTTCTTTTTAGATAATCAGCTGTATGTAAAACACCTTCCACCGCCTAAATCGCATCCTATATGGAAGCGAGTAAGAGAGGATATAGCCAGATTTTTATATGACAGGGCAAAAATAGTAACTCAAGTGGATAAACCGAATATGCATAGGGTGCAGCCAGAAGACTTTGACCCTTATCCAGGAGAATTTTTAAAAGATGACCTGGAGGATAAAATAATAAAGACAAACACAATACTTGCAATGGATTATCTTTCAAAAGAGAGAGATGCAGATGCAAAAGAGGCAATAAACAATATATATATTTCTCAATATGATGTCAAACCCAAACATAATGTATTTTTACAGTATTATAGTTTTCAACAGGATTGGATAAGGCTTATAAAGTTTTCTAGAGATTTAGCAGATGAGATGAGAAAGCATATCTTGCAGATAGTAGATGTGGGGCTGAATCTTAAGGATCTTGAGAAAGATGTTGATATAGATACTAGTTCTTTGGTAAAAGAAATTGATGACCTTAATATATTTAGCGGTGTAGAAAAAGATGATCTGGATAAACTGTTGCCGATATTTAAAATAAAGAACTTTGATAAAAATGAAATTATATTCAGAGAAAATGAAAATGACGGGAAGATATTTTTTATAAGAAAGGGTAGTGTGGATTTATTGAAGGATACCGAGAAAGGTGATATGGTAAAACTTACCACGATAGGTGAAAAAGAATATTTTGGCGAGACTTCATTTTTGTTTAATCAGCCCCATTCAGTGACGGTAATTGCACGAGAGGCAACTCAAACTATTGTATTTAGAAGAGAAGATATGGATGCTTTTGTACAAAAGGATGCTAGGCTAGGCCTGAAGCTATTAAAGCTATTTATATATAAGCTCAGTCATAGGATGAAAAACATGAACACTGCATATTTAACCCATCTTATCAAGAATTCTTCCGAATATACAGGGAAGAGTATTTAG
- a CDS encoding glycosyltransferase family 4 protein: MKIVLINHFPLQGSGSGIYTLNLYNKLNMMGNDVKVIFPDHNLHPFNKDFIPIITKGGKAKDYQLPFNFPCFTTHPVSNNTFYNLKDQEIEQYIDVFKGTLEKVIDEFNPDIIHCQHMWIMPYIASKFNIPYGVTVHGTDIKGYKKDTRYHKYVKEAARNASFIITISRQVDQETSQLFGIKDDRRFLVHNGFDESIFYTKDFDEDFLKKKYNISDDINYIVSFVGKLTHFKGVDILLDAAQIYEKQIGNVATIIVGDGSDRDKLERQARENGLKNVVFMGHRSQTEVANIYNMADVSVIPSRIEPFGLVALEAMACGTPVVATNAGGLPDFVNSHVGSLVKQDHPKELAQAIMEELSGHSKATKGRHAYFYAHANFTWDSVAQKVENIYNNVLRDKNSRRAFNENDYGYSHVLEQTIPPRLERRG, encoded by the coding sequence ATGAAGATAGTATTAATAAACCATTTCCCGCTTCAAGGATCTGGAAGCGGTATATATACACTTAATTTATATAATAAGTTGAATATGATGGGCAATGATGTAAAGGTGATATTTCCGGATCACAATTTGCATCCATTCAATAAGGACTTTATACCTATAATAACTAAAGGAGGAAAGGCAAAAGATTATCAATTGCCTTTTAACTTTCCATGTTTTACTACACATCCTGTAAGCAACAATACTTTTTATAATTTAAAGGACCAAGAGATAGAACAATATATAGATGTTTTTAAAGGTACATTGGAAAAAGTTATCGACGAGTTTAATCCTGATATCATACATTGTCAGCATATGTGGATAATGCCTTATATTGCTTCGAAATTTAATATCCCCTATGGGGTTACAGTGCATGGCACCGATATAAAAGGATACAAAAAAGATACAAGATATCATAAATATGTAAAGGAGGCTGCGCGAAATGCTTCTTTTATAATAACAATATCCAGGCAGGTTGACCAAGAAACGAGTCAGTTGTTTGGTATAAAAGATGATAGAAGGTTTTTAGTGCACAACGGGTTTGATGAGAGCATATTTTATACTAAAGATTTTGATGAAGATTTTTTGAAAAAGAAATATAATATATCAGACGATATAAATTATATTGTAAGTTTTGTAGGTAAGCTTACACACTTTAAAGGCGTTGATATATTGTTGGATGCAGCGCAAATATATGAAAAACAGATAGGAAATGTTGCTACTATTATAGTTGGTGATGGAAGCGATCGAGATAAACTTGAGAGGCAAGCTAGGGAGAATGGGCTTAAAAATGTGGTGTTCATGGGGCATCGCAGTCAGACGGAGGTTGCAAATATATACAATATGGCAGATGTATCTGTTATACCTTCTAGGATAGAGCCTTTCGGTCTTGTTGCTCTAGAAGCTATGGCATGTGGTACACCTGTAGTAGCAACTAATGCAGGAGGGTTACCTGATTTTGTAAATTCACATGTGGGGAGTCTGGTAAAACAAGACCATCCAAAAGAGTTAGCACAAGCTATAATGGAAGAATTATCAGGTCATTCGAAAGCTACCAAAGGAAGGCATGCATATTTTTATGCGCATGCAAATTTTACATGGGACAGTGTAGCACAAAAAGTGGAAAATATATATAATAATGTACTGAGAGACAAAAATTCTAGGAGGGCGTTTAATGAAAACGATTATGGTTATTCCCACGTATTGGAGCAGACCATTCCACCAAGGTTGGAAAGAAGAGGATAA